A window of Ferrimicrobium sp. genomic DNA:
TCTCGGCAAGCCCGTATCAGTGCTGATTGGCCCCTACAATCAGGCCGGGACGCGAGACCTGGAGACACTGTTTGACACGAAGGTATTTGATTTCCCAAAGCCCGTCGCTCTCATCAAGTACTTCGCGTCGTTCGTCGTGAATGGCGACACGGAACAAGGCTTCATTACTCTGGATTTCTTTGCCGGATCAGGATCGGCAGCGCACGCTATCATGCAACTCAATGCCGAGGACGGCGGTCAACGACAGTTCATCGCAGTCCAAGCTCCCGAAGTCACACCACCCAGTTCCGAGGCTCGTCGCGCCGGATTCGAAACGATCGCAGAGCTATCCAGAGAGCGTATAAGGCGCGCTGGCGCTCAGATTCGAGCCGACTCGGGACGACGGCTCGGCGATCTTCTCGATACCGGTTTCCGGTCGTTTCGCGTTGACATGACGAACATGGCTGAAGTGCATACATCACCGGATTTGACCGCCCAGTCCGAACTACCTTATCATGTCGACAGCATCAAGCCTGGCCGTAGTGCTGACGACCTTGTATTCCAGGTGATGCTTGACTGGGGGCTTGAGTTGTCGCTGCCAATTGAGCATGAGAGAGTCGCTAGTCACGAGCTGCTGACGGTCGGTGAATATGCGTTGATCGCATGCTTCGTGGACGAAGTGTCCGATGACATCGTACGAGCGATCGCCAAGCGTAATCCGCTGCGCGTTGTATTTAGGGACTCCGGCTTCGCCAACGATGCGGCCCGCATCAACACGGAGCAGATCTTACGGGAATTGTCTCCTGAGACGGAAGTAAGGGTGATCTGAGTCGATGAAGCTCCAGTTCAAGGTTCAACAGTACCAGACGGAAGCCGTCGATGCGGTGGTCGATGTGTTCGCTGGTCAGCCATTCGCAGACGGGGTCAGATACCGCATCGACCGAGGTCGGGTTGCTGCATCAACCCTGCCAGAGGACGCCGGCCTTCGCAACAGTGAAATTGCATTGACGCCGACGTCACTTCTAGAGAATGTGCAGGAGGTCCAACGTAGGCGCGGCTTGCCGTTATCGCGGGGTCTCGACAGTTCGCCGGCCGCTCCGCTCAACCTTGACATCGAAATGGAAACCGGCACAGGGAAGACCTACGTATACACGAAGACGATCATGGAGCTGCACAAGCGGTACGGCTGGTCAAAATACATCGTGGTCGTGCCGAGCATCGCGATCCGCGAGGGCGTGAAGAAGTCCTTCGACATCACCGCAGACCACTTCCAGCAACTCTACGGAACTAAGCCCCGCACATTCGTCTACAACTCCTCGAGCCTGCCCGAAGTGGAACGGTTCTCATCCGGCTCCCTTGTGCAGGTGATGATCATCAACATTCAAGCCTTTAACGCCACCGGGAAGGATGCCCGCAGAATCTACGAGGTGCTCGATGACTTCCAGTCGCGCAGACCCATCGACGTCATCGCGGCAAACCACCCCATCCTAATAATCGATGAGCCACAAAAGATCGAGGGCGATGACAAAAGGCCGTCGAAGTCGCTCCAAGCGCTGAGCCAGTTCAACGCACTGTTCGCACTTCGCTATTCGGCTACCCACAAGATCGAGCGTACGAAGGTGTATCGACTCGACGCGCTCGACGCCTACAATCAGAAGCTTGTAAAAAAAATCGCCGTGCGCGGTATCACCGTTAAGGGGCTCTCCGGCAGCAGCGCCTATCTATATGTCGACGGGCTCGAAGTCGGCAAAGGCACCGAGTTCCCGAAGGCGCGGATCGAGCTGGAGTTTCAGACTAGGGGCGGGCCTATTACGCGCAAGACGATTCGAGTCAAGAAGGGCTCCCGACTGCACGACCTGTCCGGCGAGATCGAGGCATACAAGAACCTCGTCGTGGTGGACGTCGACGCTAATCGGGACATCATTGAACTCAGCAATGGAGATATCATCACCGCAGGTCAGGTGACACAGGACGTCACTGACGACGTGAAGCGTCGCATCCAGATTCGAGAGGTGATCCGAGCTCACCTCGAAAAGGAACGCGAACTGTACGCCCAGGGCATCAAGGTGCTCTCTTTGTTCTTCATAGACGAGGTCGCAAAGTACCGCGACTACAGCCGAGAGGACACCCTCGGTGAGTACGCTCGTGTCTTCGAGGAGGAGTACGAATCGCTCCTCACTGACTTCCTCTATCATCTTAACCTAGACGACTCGAGGCGCTACCGGGAGTACTTGGAGTCGATCCCTGTAACCAAGACTCATCAGGGATACTTCTCCATCGACAAGAAGACTGGCCGCAGCATCGATGGCGCTATCAAGAAGACCGGGGAGACCGCAGGCCAGTCCGATGACGTGGATGCCTACGACCTAATCCTGAAAGACAAAGAGAGGCTGCTCTCGTTCGAAGAGCCAGTGCGTTTCATCTGGTCGCACTCCGCCCTTCGCGAGGGCTGGGATAATCCTAACGTCTTTGTGATGGGGATGCTCAAGAAGAGCGACAACACGACCACTCGACGACAAGAGATCGGCCGCGGTCTGAGACTGTCTGTCGACCAGCACGGCGAACGGATGGACAACCCGGTGACGGTTCATGACATCAACGAACTGACCGTGGTGACCGACGAGTCCTACACCTCCTTTGTAACAGCGTTGCAGAAAGAGATCGTGGAGTCTCTGAGCGCCAGCCCGCGTAAGGCAACGACCGAGTTCTTCGTCGGAAAAGTCGTCTACGACCAGTCTGGTACACCACACACCATCACGCTCGATGACGCTAAGAAGCTCAAGTTCTGGCTCATGAAAAATGACTTCACCGATTACGACGACCATCTCACCGATACATGGATTAATCGCGGAGCCCTATCCGAAATCCCGGAGATGCTACCGGAATTGCAGCCATTCTTCTATCAAGTGGTAGACCTTGTCGACTCACTGAACGTCGCGCTTCCGTCAGTCACTGACGGCCGCAAGCCCAAACGCATTCCGCTCAACGAGACGAACTTCGCCAAGAAAGAATTCCAGGAGCTGTGGGAGCGAATCAACCACCGCACGGTCTACCAAGTTGAGTTCGACTCTGCGGAACTAATCGCGAAGTGCATCGACACGCTCGACGAATCACTAAACGTCGCTGTCATGCAGTATGTCGTCCAGAAGGGAGTCCAGCTCACTGCTATTGAGGTCAAAGACCTTGAAGCCGGTGAAGCCTTCGAGGTCACCACGACCAAGATCGAGGAGTCGTCACTCAGCGCAGGGTCAACGGTCGAGTACGACCTTCTCGGCGAGATTGCCGAGAAGACACAGCTCACCCGTCGAACCTGCGCCGCGATCCTGACTGGCATCAACCCGGACACATTCGCCAAGTTTAAGCGGAACCCCGAGCAGTTCATCACCGAGACCTCCCGCCTAGTCAATGAGCAGAAGGCCACTGTCATCGTCGAACACCTGGCGTATGATCCACTCGACGATCGCTACGACGCCTCAATCTTTACGGAGAACCAAACCGCTCAGGATCTGACAAAAGCCGGCGGCAAGCTCAAGAAGAGTGTATACGAGTACGTCGTCACGGACTCGAATATCGAACGATCCTTCGTCGAGATGCTTGACGTCAGCGACGAGGTAGTCGTGTATTCCAGGCTGCCACGAGGGTTCTTCATCCCCACTCCGGTCGGCGACTACCATCCGGACTGGGCTATCGCCTTCGTGGAGGGAAAGGTTAAACACGTCTACTTTGTCGCTGAGACCAAGGGCTCGATGTCCACGCTTCAGCTCAAGGGCATCGAGAAAGCCAAGATCGAGTGCGCCCGCAAGTTCTTCGCCTCGCTCAGCGAACGAGCCGAACGCGCCGGCGTGAAGTATGATGTCGTCGACAGCTACGATTCGCTGCTCAGCCTCGTGATGGCCTGAGGAGGCTTATACGGATCTTCGAAAATAATGTGGTAATCTGGAATCAGGGTTCACTAGGAATCGGTGGGTCGTTGATCGTTCCGAGGGTAGTTGACTGGAGTGGATCTCCCTTCAAGGACTCAGATGGTTAGGGCCAGGCTCTAAAGTGTAATGCCTCCTACCAGGAGAAACAGGGACGACAAGACCTAAGCATCCCACGATGCGAGAGTGGTATAGGTCTTGTGAATCGTTCGGTCTAGGCGACCCTCCCGGTTATGGTGACCTCGAACCCGAGAGCTTCGATCCGTTTGCTAAGTCGCTTTACCTGAGCTTCGGGATCATTGTGGGTCTCAAAGTAATCAGCCCCTAGATCTTGGTAGAGTTCTCCATTGGTAAGGAGATGCCAGACGACGTTTAACATGGAGTTGGCTACCGCAACGGCTGCCTTGTTGGGCCCTCGCCGTCTGGCGATTCGCGCATACTGGGCAGATGAGTAGGTTCCTTTTGTACGAGCCGCCGCCCGAGCAGCCTCTATCATCGCACGCTTTAACGACGTAGATCCATGTCTGGTACCTGCTGGCTTTCGCTTACCAGCTGACTCATAACTAGCAGGGGCTAGTCCAGCCCACGCACACAGATGTTGGGCGGTTGGAAACCTCGACATGTCACCCCCGGTCTCAGCGATGATCACCTGAGCTGTGATGGTAGAGATACCCGGAATGGATGATACCAGAGCGACGGCGGACTCAAAAGGGTGCGAGACGCTCACAGATCTCCTCGGTGAGTGCCCCGATCGCAGCATCCAGATAATCGATGTGGTCAATGATCTGTCTGGCGACGAAGGCATGGTGGGCTCCGAAGTGTCCATAGAGTGCCTCCTCGAGTTGAGGGATCTTGGCTCGCATCCTGGACTTGGCCATCTGGGCCAAGACTATGGGATCCCTTTCACCCGCGATGAGTGCCTCAATAATCTGTCTCGATGAGGCACTCCACACCCCAGAGGCTACCGAGGTGAGCTTGATGCCAGCGTCTTTCCAGAACCTTCTCTAGGCGTTGGATCTCTCTTGCCCTAGCGTCCACTTGGGTCTTGCGATATCGGGTCAACTCACGAAGTTCACGAATCTCAGGTGGAGGTACAAAGCTTGGCCGTACCATGCCATGGGCGGCAACGTCTGCGAGCCATTCGGCATCTGCGAGGTCCGTCTTTCTGCCAGGTACATTCTTAACGTGCTGTGCGTTATGAGAGCCAGAGCTTGTCAAAGAGTCCCTCCAGTGCGTAGTACACCGGCTTCCAGTACACACCTGTTGCCTCCATCACCACGGTTGACGCTCCGGCAGCAATGAGGAACTGGGCTAAGTCACCTAGTCCTTTACGTGTGGTGGCAAAGGTCTCCTTGGAAAGGGTGACCATGCCATCTGGTTCTCGAACTCGCGTGCATGCGACGACGGTGTCACGGTGCACGTCAAGACCACCTACCTTCTCTGCTATCTCCTTCATCTCACCACCTCCCTGGTGTTTCAGGGAGCCGTCTCGTCAGGGGGACTACGATAAAGCGAAATCTAAAGTTCGTGCTCGAAGCGACAATAATTAGTCCTCCTGATTCCCCGCATCAGACTAACCGCGCGCAACCAAGGCTGCAAGAAATATTCGATGACTCACGAGACGGCCCACCGCAAGCATTACATACATTTGTGGTGTGCGCTCGTTCATCAGGACTAAGAGTTTAACGGAAGACAGTGGAAGCGCCCTTTCTGATTCGATGATGTGCTGCGCGTTGTCTTCATAAACGAATTACATGAGGACCGCATAGTTGGCAAGAATGGGCGACAGTCATCACCTCGGAATAATGCCTATATCGAACCAGAGACGAGGGGACCCGCGTTGATCGTTGGTGACGGAGTGAGCCGGCGTCCTCTCCCCTTGCCAGGGGCTATGGGCTTCTATATCTCGTTCTATGAAGACGAGGAATACCGATCAAAGACCATCTCTATCTCGCGCCGAACCAGCGCTGGCAGTTCGTTGAGCACATCGCGATGTTCGTTCACCCATGATGTAACTTCTTCTCGGCTGAGACTGTCGGGAACAATGAATTCGGACAGTGCAACTGCGCTGGTTCGTGAAAGCCCGAGCACCATGAGTGATACTTCCGTCACCCGCGAGACACCCAATTCCAGCATCATGCTAATGTCAGGAAGATCCGAAGTCACTTCGCGACCTTGTTGTCGAAGATGTAGGAAAAGCACGTCAGTGTAGCAGGCGAGATACTTCGGTCCTTGGAATCGGGCAACCTGTTCAACGTCGTGCATCACATCACGAATCTCTTTTGGCAGCTTGTAAGGGCGATTATTGCGCTGAAGGTAGCCAATGCGACCATCGATCAATTTCGCAAGCGATGTTCCGCGCATCCAGTTGGTGATCAATATAGCAAGCGCTATCTGGCGTGAATGCTCTCCGAAAGCCGCTCCGAGTTCCTGATTCGCAAGATTAAGAGCCAGCTGATAGTTATCGACAGCGTCACTACTCTCAGGTGGCGCAAGAACAAGATCATCGGGGTTGTCATAAGTTCGGAACCGCTCTAAGAGCCGTTGCATTGCAGCGGGGCTGATTCCCGAGTGTCGTTCCAATAGTACGACGTCAATGTCAGTCGGCTCCACCGCGGTGCGGATCGCCAATTCGAGTCGCTGAGCGTCTGCGTCAGTAAGCTTAGGGAGATTCGACAGACCAGCACCAGATATAACTCGCGCAGCGAGGTAGCTGTAGAGAGCTTCCAGCATAGGGTTAGCCCTAGCCACATCGAGCGGCGCCCCACCATCAATATAAGCGACCACGGCCCCGACGTCAGCTAACGCCTCTTGAGTCGCACGTGTCATTGGTTGTCGCTTGCGGCTGGTAGGGAGCTCAGTCCAGCACCTAGGGCGGTTAGCGTCTACGCAAACGATGTTACCCTGGAACTCTTGACCCCAACGCCCTGCACGGCCGGCTAGGTTCCAGAAGTCCGCCGCACTCATTGGAGTGCCGTTGCCTTTCTTAGGGTTACGTGCGAACAGGTTACGGCATGGCAGATTAACGCCCTCAAGTAGAGTTGACGTGCACACCAAGTAGTTAAGCGTACCGCTGCGGAACAGACGCTCAATCTCGGTTCGGACAGGCAACGGCATGTTGCCATAGTGAAATGCGACGCCACGCAGCACTACAGTTGCCAACGCATACTGCGGGTGGATAGTCTTCTGAATGAGTTCTCGGAGGTCGACAATACCTTGTTCATAGGAAATGTCTGCGTCCGATCCCAACGCCTCATAGATCTGCAGGGCCGTCCTCTCGGCATCGGCGGCTCCATTGACGTAAACTACATTCCCCCCTCCAGATTTGCCCAGGGCTACGGCTACGAGTGGTAATCGTTTGCTATCTGGCTGAGGGCGAGCAGGAAGGTCGAACTCGCCGATGTCGCTTGGCTGGCTATCGAGCACTAGCTGAAGCTTCCAGAGCGTCGGACGACGCGGAACCTGATCGACCCAGATCAAATTCTGATTAACAGTAATCCAGTCACTACTTACCGTAGCGATATTCGCATTGTATCCGGCACCCTCCAATAGCAGCTCTGGATTGGAAGACAGCGGGCTCGCAAAAATGACCTGGCTTGCAGGGTTCCGACGGACACCTTCCTCAATGGTTTGTTGGAGCAAGACACCCCGTGCTCCATCACCAAACTTCTGCGCTTCATCCACGAATAGCAGGTCGGCACCTTCTGCGGGCAATCTCTGTTGCAGTAGATGGAGCCGCTCCTGAGTGAGCACGAGGATCTTACGTCTTCGCGCTTCAATTTCAGCATCCCATGGGACTGAGTAGATCCCCACATCCATTGCCACAAACTGCTCGCTAAGATCACCGCTCACTTCTTCTATAAGCGCACGAGTTGGTACAACATAGATCCCCGTAAACCGCTCCCGATCGGCCATGCATTCCTCGAACCATCGACGCACAATATACGATTTGCCGGCTGACGTCGGTGCAGAGACACTAACCCAACGAGCCTCCTGTGCGGCATCCCAGAATCGTCGCTGAAACGGGTTGGCCTTCACCACGCCGCTACCGGTGACAGGGATTGTCAGCTCTAGGCGTCGACGTACCACGTCTAGCTGCAACGTGGTAGGTGCCCGTGTCCAGGAATCCGATGGAATTATTCCGCGATCGACGGCGAGACTGAGCGACGGCAGATTTCCCATCCGTTCAAGCAGAATCACCGCTGCATTCCGATGGTGACTCAGTGTGTCATCGGCGAGCAAACAGCCTTGCGCTATTCGCAAGGCGAGATCCTGAGCAGCTTCGTCGTCCTCGGCTGTTAACGCACTCGCGAGCGACAGCGCTCGCGGCCAATCAATTGGGAACTGCTCGCCGGTAGAACGCACAACGCCAAAATCGTGTAGAACACCGTGTCGTGCTATCTCCATGCGTATTGTCGCGGTGCTCTCGTTGCTAAGGATAGCTGCAGCGATTGGGGATACCGTCATTTAGCAAGACCAAGACTTCGTAGAAACTCATCACGAAAGTCCTGGACTGACGGAAGAGGAACGAGAAATATCTCAAGCTCAAACCTAGTAAGCCTCTTGTTTGTAATCGCCGTTACAAGTCTGGCACGCCACCCGTTCATCGCTTCAGCAACTTCGCCTCGAATCGAGGCATCTGCATTTTGTGGAGAGGAGTAGTCGCCCAATGAGAATCCCACAAGACAGGCCCCACGTACCACAAGCTGCGATGCCTCCATAGCACCCTCGGTGAAATAGCGAGCCAAGGCGGCAGTAAGCTCTGCATCACCTGCATCGAGATTATCACGCAATAGAAGGATATCCCGCTGAGCCATCCCGTTACCAACATCCAAGAGATACGGAGCGAGGCTCTCGAGTACTGCGTCGATTGCGGTAGTGACAGTCCTATGCATCTTCGCTTCGCCATAATATACGGCCAACTTGCCATCTGGGAGGGCTCGGGCGTGCACCCCATCCACGCCATGGGAGTGCATCTGCGAATTCGTCTTTAATGGCATCTTGCATAAGATCTGTGGCAGCCCAAGGGACATCTCGAGCAGCGCATAAAGCAACAGCTCTCCACCTTCTCCTGTGGTACTTACGTTCGCGAACAATTCTTTGGCTTCTCGCTGCAACTTGAGGAAACTATCAGTCGACTTAGTGATTTCTGCGAGTCTAAAGGCCTCGTTGATGCGGCTCCGGGGCACACAATAGTCGACAATCCTATCGGTTAGCATATTGACCAGTGCTTGTACCCTTGGGTTACCTTGGGGGTCAACTC
This region includes:
- a CDS encoding DEAD/DEAH box helicase family protein, which codes for MKLQFKVQQYQTEAVDAVVDVFAGQPFADGVRYRIDRGRVAASTLPEDAGLRNSEIALTPTSLLENVQEVQRRRGLPLSRGLDSSPAAPLNLDIEMETGTGKTYVYTKTIMELHKRYGWSKYIVVVPSIAIREGVKKSFDITADHFQQLYGTKPRTFVYNSSSLPEVERFSSGSLVQVMIINIQAFNATGKDARRIYEVLDDFQSRRPIDVIAANHPILIIDEPQKIEGDDKRPSKSLQALSQFNALFALRYSATHKIERTKVYRLDALDAYNQKLVKKIAVRGITVKGLSGSSAYLYVDGLEVGKGTEFPKARIELEFQTRGGPITRKTIRVKKGSRLHDLSGEIEAYKNLVVVDVDANRDIIELSNGDIITAGQVTQDVTDDVKRRIQIREVIRAHLEKERELYAQGIKVLSLFFIDEVAKYRDYSREDTLGEYARVFEEEYESLLTDFLYHLNLDDSRRYREYLESIPVTKTHQGYFSIDKKTGRSIDGAIKKTGETAGQSDDVDAYDLILKDKERLLSFEEPVRFIWSHSALREGWDNPNVFVMGMLKKSDNTTTRRQEIGRGLRLSVDQHGERMDNPVTVHDINELTVVTDESYTSFVTALQKEIVESLSASPRKATTEFFVGKVVYDQSGTPHTITLDDAKKLKFWLMKNDFTDYDDHLTDTWINRGALSEIPEMLPELQPFFYQVVDLVDSLNVALPSVTDGRKPKRIPLNETNFAKKEFQELWERINHRTVYQVEFDSAELIAKCIDTLDESLNVAVMQYVVQKGVQLTAIEVKDLEAGEAFEVTTTKIEESSLSAGSTVEYDLLGEIAEKTQLTRRTCAAILTGINPDTFAKFKRNPEQFITETSRLVNEQKATVIVEHLAYDPLDDRYDASIFTENQTAQDLTKAGGKLKKSVYEYVVTDSNIERSFVEMLDVSDEVVVYSRLPRGFFIPTPVGDYHPDWAIAFVEGKVKHVYFVAETKGSMSTLQLKGIEKAKIECARKFFASLSERAERAGVKYDVVDSYDSLLSLVMA
- a CDS encoding transposase, whose product is MSVSHPFESAVALVSSIPGISTITAQVIIAETGGDMSRFPTAQHLCAWAGLAPASYESAGKRKPAGTRHGSTSLKRAMIEAARAAARTKGTYSSAQYARIARRRGPNKAAVAVANSMLNVVWHLLTNGELYQDLGADYFETHNDPEAQVKRLSKRIEALGFEVTITGRVA
- a CDS encoding transposase is translated as MCTGSRCTTHWRDSLTSSGSHNAQHVKNVPGRKTDLADAEWLADVAAHGMVRPSFVPPPEIRELRELTRYRKTQVDARAREIQRLEKVLERRWHQAHLGSLWGVECLIETDY
- a CDS encoding transposase encodes the protein MKEIAEKVGGLDVHRDTVVACTRVREPDGMVTLSKETFATTRKGLGDLAQFLIAAGASTVVMEATGVYWKPVYYALEGLFDKLWLS
- a CDS encoding DEAD/DEAH box helicase, with the translated sequence MTVSPIAAAILSNESTATIRMEIARHGVLHDFGVVRSTGEQFPIDWPRALSLASALTAEDDEAAQDLALRIAQGCLLADDTLSHHRNAAVILLERMGNLPSLSLAVDRGIIPSDSWTRAPTTLQLDVVRRRLELTIPVTGSGVVKANPFQRRFWDAAQEARWVSVSAPTSAGKSYIVRRWFEECMADRERFTGIYVVPTRALIEEVSGDLSEQFVAMDVGIYSVPWDAEIEARRRKILVLTQERLHLLQQRLPAEGADLLFVDEAQKFGDGARGVLLQQTIEEGVRRNPASQVIFASPLSSNPELLLEGAGYNANIATVSSDWITVNQNLIWVDQVPRRPTLWKLQLVLDSQPSDIGEFDLPARPQPDSKRLPLVAVALGKSGGGNVVYVNGAADAERTALQIYEALGSDADISYEQGIVDLRELIQKTIHPQYALATVVLRGVAFHYGNMPLPVRTEIERLFRSGTLNYLVCTSTLLEGVNLPCRNLFARNPKKGNGTPMSAADFWNLAGRAGRWGQEFQGNIVCVDANRPRCWTELPTSRKRQPMTRATQEALADVGAVVAYIDGGAPLDVARANPMLEALYSYLAARVISGAGLSNLPKLTDADAQRLELAIRTAVEPTDIDVVLLERHSGISPAAMQRLLERFRTYDNPDDLVLAPPESSDAVDNYQLALNLANQELGAAFGEHSRQIALAILITNWMRGTSLAKLIDGRIGYLQRNNRPYKLPKEIRDVMHDVEQVARFQGPKYLACYTDVLFLHLRQQGREVTSDLPDISMMLELGVSRVTEVSLMVLGLSRTSAVALSEFIVPDSLSREEVTSWVNEHRDVLNELPALVRREIEMVFDRYSSSS
- a CDS encoding DUF1837 domain-containing protein translates to MSTANVVQDLRDDGAEPWFVSALERLPRGDEQSLEPYLTLVGEATALPNTLATCRFHYVRVDPQGNPRVQALVNMLTDRIVDYCVPRSRINEAFRLAEITKSTDSFLKLQREAKELFANVSTTGEGGELLLYALLEMSLGLPQILCKMPLKTNSQMHSHGVDGVHARALPDGKLAVYYGEAKMHRTVTTAIDAVLESLAPYLLDVGNGMAQRDILLLRDNLDAGDAELTAALARYFTEGAMEASQLVVRGACLVGFSLGDYSSPQNADASIRGEVAEAMNGWRARLVTAITNKRLTRFELEIFLVPLPSVQDFRDEFLRSLGLAK